The nucleotide sequence GCGCCGGCGCGCCCGCAACGTCGTGCTCACCCGCAGCGAGGAGGGGTCGGCGCCGGCGGCCCGCCGGGGTGGCCGAGGCCGGGAGCGGCCGGCGGCGCGGCCAGCACCCGCCGGCCAGGCCGCCGAGGGCGCGGACTCTTCCGGGGCCGAGCAGGGCGTCCAGGTGGTGCAGCGGCGGGTCGGGGTCAAGGTGGGCCGCAACGACCCGTGCCCGTGCGGCAGCGGCAAGAAGTACAAGCACTGCCACGGCCGCAACCAGTAATCACGCCGGTGTGGGGGGTAAGAGGCGTCGTGGGACAAGGCAAGCCCGACATCATCGAGTGGGGCCCGCTCGGCGGGCGCATTGAAGAGGCGAAGCGCCGGGCGGCCGAATTGAGGGAGTTTCTTTGACATCGCCAACAAGCGCGAGCGCGCGGCCGCGCTCGAAGAGCAGATGGCCCGGCCGGGCTTCTGGAACGAAGGGGAGCGGGCGCGTTCTCTGATCGAGGAGCTGCGCCAGCTGCGCCGCACGCTCGAATCCTACGAGATCGTGGCACGCCAGGTGGAGGACCTGGCCGTTTTATTTGAACTGGCCAGCGCCGAGGCAAAAGAGGCCGGGAAAGCCGGTGAGCCGGTCTCCCAGTCCGGCATGGGGCGGGAGCTGCTGGAGGAACTGGAGAGGGTCGAGGCCGCGCTTCACCGGCTCGAAATCGAGACCCTCCTGAGCGGCCCGTACGACCGGCACGACGCCATCCTCTCCATCCACCCGGGGGCCGGCGGCACCGAGTCGCAGGACTGGGCGCAGATGCTGCTGCGGATGTACCGGCGGTGGGCGGAGGAGGGCGGCTTCAAGGTCGAGGTGCTGGATCTGCTGCCGGGTGACGAGGCAGGCATCAAGAGCGTCACCCTGGCTGTGAAGGGGCCCAACGCGTACGGGTACTTGCGGGCCGAAAAGGGCGTTCACCGGCTCGTGCGGATCTCGCCCTTCGACGCATCGGGGCGGCGCCATACTTCGTTCTCCTCGGTAGACGTGCTGCCGGATCTGCCCACCGACATGGCCGTGGATATCAACCCGGAGGAGCTC is from Bacillota bacterium and encodes:
- a CDS encoding SEC-C metal-binding domain-containing protein, with the protein product RRRARNVVLTRSEEGSAPAARRGGRGRERPAARPAPAGQAAEGADSSGAEQGVQVVQRRVGVKVGRNDPCPCGSGKKYKHCHGRNQ
- the prfB gene encoding peptide chain release factor 2 (programmed frameshift), whose protein sequence is MREFLDIANKRERAAALEEQMARPGFWNEGERARSLIEELRQLRRTLESYEIVARQVEDLAVLFELASAEAKEAGKAGEPVSQSGMGRELLEELERVEAALHRLEIETLLSGPYDRHDAILSIHPGAGGTESQDWAQMLLRMYRRWAEEGGFKVEVLDLLPGDEAGIKSVTLAVKGPNAYGYLRAEKGVHRLVRISPFDASGRRHTSFSSVDVLPDLPTDMAVDINPEELKIETFRAGGHGGQYVNKTESAVRITHLPTGIVVSCQSERSQLQNREAALRILKARLLERKMAEQREKIEELRGEQGEIAWGNQIRSYVFQPYTMVKDHRTDYETADVQAVMDGELQPFIEAYLRWQAAGAPARR